The following DNA comes from Acidimicrobiia bacterium.
TGGTCTTCATCCCGGGGAGGCCGCAGTACGACGCGGGGATGCGGATGGAGCCGCCGCCGTCGCTGCCGGTGCAGGCGGGGAAGATCCCGGCCGCCACCGCCGCCGCCGAGCCACCCGACGATCCGCCGGGGGTGCGCTCCGGGTTCCACGGGTTGCGGGTGACGCCGTGGATCGGGGTGTTCGTGAAGCTCACGGCGCCGAACTCCGACGCGGTGGTGAGCCCGACGAGCACGGCACCGGCGCCGCGCAGGCGGGCGACCTCGGTGCTGTCGGCGCCGGCGACGGCGTCGCGGTACGCGAGGGTGGCGTGCGTCTCGGGCCAGCCGGCCACGCTCGCCAGCTCCTTGACCCCCATCGGCACGCCGGCGAGGGGTCCGGGGTCGCCGCCCGAGCGGACCGACGCGTCGACGGCGTCGGCTTGGGCCCGCGCGCCGTCGGCGTCGAGGAACCACACCGCGTTCAGGGCGGGGTTGCGCGCCGCGATGGCCGCGAGGCAGCCGTCGAGCAGCTCGGTGGCGGCCAGCGCGCCGGCCCGGACCTCGTCGGCCAGCTCCCACGCGTCCCGGCCCATCAGGCTCATCGCTCGGTCACCGCCTTGTGGAGCTCGGCGAAGGCCTCCTCGAGGCCGGCCTCGAGGACCTCGAGGTCGGGCCACAGGTCGCGGTCGGCGAGGAGGCCGATGTGGAGGTGCCCGCAGTACGAGAGGATGGCGACGCCGAGGTTGAGGTTCTTGGCCAGCGGCACCATCGGGTAGGCCTCGAGCATGCGGGCGCCCATCGCGTAGAGGGGGACCTGGGGCCCGGGCACGTTCGTGCACACCAGGTTGCAGAACGGCTGGTGCTCGGCGAGGCGGGCGCCGAGCCCCAGCAGCGTCGGGGCGAGGTACTCGGTGACGTGGAACAGCGCCGCCGCGCCGACGGCTTGCTCGCGAGCCTTGAGGTCCTCGGTGACGGCGCGGACCTGGGCCAGGCGACGCCGCGGGTCGCGCTCGGCGACCGCCAGCGGCACGAACATGGCCGACAGCCGGTTGCCGAGGCGGAGGTGGTCGTCGTCGTCGCGCACCGACACGGGGCAGAAGGCCTTGAGGGTCAGCTCGGGGGTGAGCTCGCCGCGGGATTCCAGGAGCCGCCCGAGCCCGCCGGCGACGCCGGCGAGGATGACGTCGTTCACGGTGCCGCCCTCGACCGCCCGCACCGCCTTGACTTCGTCGAGCGGCAGGCGCACCGAGCCGAAGCGGCGGCCGCGCCCGACGACGCGGTTCAGCGAGGTGCGCGGGGCGACGAGACCGTGGTCGGCGAGCGTGGCGACGGCGCGGGCGAGCCGCGCCACCCGCTCGGCTCGCGGCTTGGGGTCTTCGGCGGCCTGCTGGGCGCCGCGTGCGAGCTCGCCGAGCTGGTCGACCTGCTCGCGGACGGTGTCGAGGAGGAGTCGCGCCGGCCGGGGGGCGGGCTCTGGTTGCCACGGCGCCAGCCTCACCGGGCCGGCGGCGTCGCGGTGGACGTCGAGGAGCACGGTGGCGACGTCGACGCCGGAGACCCCGTCGACGAGGGCGTGATGGGTCTTCTGGACCAGGGCGACGTTGCCGCCGTCGAGCCCCTCGACGAACCACAGCTCCCACAGGGGGCGGCTCCGGTCCAGCAGCTGGGCTTGGAGCCGCTCGAAGAGGGTGAGCAGCTGCGTCCGCTCGCCCGGAGCCGGCAGCGCCGTGAGCCGGACGTGGTAGGAGATGTCGAAGCGATCGTCGTCGACCCAGATGGGCTGCCCGGCGCCGAGGGGCACGGTCTGCACTCGCTGGCGGAACCGCGGGATCCGTTCGAGCCGCGCCGCGACGTGGTCGCGCGCGCGGGCCAGCCGGAAGCGGCCCTCGGGCCCGAAGAACGGCTCGCCTTCGAAGACCGCGAGGGCGCCGTGGTGCATCGGCGTCTCGAGCGTCTCGAGGTGGAGGAAGCTGGCGTCGAGCGCGCTCAGCCGCTCGTGAGGCACGGACGCAGGCTATGGGTCGGACCCCGGCCCGGCCAGCGCGTCACGCGAAGCGGAAGCGGGGCGCCCCGGAGTCGGCTGGGCAACGTCCGGCTCAACGGGGCGCCCCATTAGCCCGGCCGTTCCCGCGGCGGTGGGGCTGGGCAGTGACCGCTCGGCGCGGGAGCCGGCCCGGGCGACCGAGGGCGACCGTGCCGGGCGGTCGCCATGCCGAAAGCATCTTCGTGGAGGTTCGCCGCGAGCGCAAGGGTCATCTCGTCGCGGTGCGCCGTCGTGTGCTTGATCAGCGGTGTCGCGTCGTCGCACCTCCCGTCGTTGCCGCCGCCCGGCTGGCGTCGGGCTCGCCCCGGGCTGTGACCGGTCCCAGGAACCACAGGGGCCCCAGCCGTGCACGCGAGCTGGGTCCGATCCCGGCGGTCCGCGCCTTCGCGGGGACGTCGTGATGTCGCGTTTGGCCGCTTCCAGGCGTCGGGTGATGGCTTCTGGGGACGTCACCGGGACACGGGCGCGGCCACGCCGTGACCTCGCGCTCAGGTGGCGCAGGCCGTGAAGCCGAGGGCGGCGGCGATGCTGTTGGCCTGGTCGGAGAGGCCGTTGAGCACGTTGACCTGGCCGGTGCTGCGGGTGAGCAGGTCGTTGTAGCCCTCGCCGGACCGGGTGCGGTCGGCGAGCGCGTCGAGCTGGTCGGCGTAGCGGCCGAGCAGCGACGCGAACCGCTGGATCTCGCCGACGCGAGAGGCGGGCGGGTTCAGCGCGCCGATGGCCTGGGCGCGGCCACGCAGCTCGGACGCCGCCGCGTGCAGGTAGCGCGCCACGCGCGCGCCCTTCGCGGTCGGGTCTTGGGCGTTCACCAGGTCGGTGCTCGCCCGTTGGAGGTGCTGACACTCAGCGTTGACCTTGGCGATCAGCTGGGACTGGCTCAGCGCCTTGCCGGGTCCACCGCCACCGCAGGCTGCGAGGAGGACCGCCACGGCCCCGGCTGCCGCGCTCCTTCGCAACCGCTCCTCCGATCCTCGGATGCGGGGCACGGTACCCTCGGGTCGTGCTTCCCGACTACGCGAACTACGAGAGCGCGATCGGTCTCGACTGGTACGCGCTGGACCCGAACCTGGCCTCGCTGCTCGACCGCCTGCTACCCGACGCCGACGACCGGGCGTTCGCCGAGGAGCACGTGGCGCGGTACGGCGTCCTGTGCGGCGGCGAACTGGCCCGGCGCGCCGAGGTGACCGACAAGCACGGTCCGGTGCTCCGCCGCTACGACCGCTGGGGTCAGGAAGTCGACACGGTCGAGCATCATCCGACGTGGCTGGCGAGCAAGGAGGACCTCGTGCGCGCGGGGTTCACCGGCCTGGCGGCCCACGCCGGTCGTCCGGTCCCCGCGGTGCTCACGGCGTCGCTGGCCTACCTCGTGTGCCAGGCGGAGACCGCCATCTACTGCGGGCTGGGGATGACGGCCGGCGCGGCAGACATCGTGGAGCGCTTCGCGCCGGACGACGTGCGCGACGAGCTGGTGACCCGCCTGACGAGCGTCGACCCCGCGACGGCCTGGGAGGGCGGCATGTTCCTCACCGAGCGTCAGGGCGGCAGCGACGTGGGCGCCAACACGACCCGGGCCGTGCCCGACGGCGGCGAGTGGCGGCTGCACGGCGAGAAGCACTTCTGCTCGAACGTCGACGCCGAGGTGTTCATCGTGCTGGCCCGACCGGACGGCGCCCCGGCGGGCGCGAGAGGGCTCGCCACCTTCATCGTGCCGAGGCTGCGACCCGACGGCACCGCGAACGGGTTCCGGATCAAGCGGCTGAAGCCGAAGCTCGGGACCACGGGGGTGCCGACCGCCGAGGTGACCCTCGAGGGGGCGCAGGCCTGGATGGCGCGCCCGCCGACGGCTCGGACCGACGGCGGCGAGGCGTCGACTCGCGGGCTCAGCACGATGATGGAGATGGTCAACGGCAGCCGCTTCGGCGTCGCCGTGATGGGACTCGGCATCCACCGGCGCAGCTTTCTGGAGGCGGCGATCTACGCGTCGCGGCGCGAGCAGTGGGGCCAGCGGATCGACCGGTACCCACTGGTCCGGGAGACGCTGGTCGACCTGCTGGTGGGCCTCGAGGCGGCGGCGGCCCTGACCTACGAGTGCGCGGCGGCGACGCGCGGGCCCGTCGGGGAGGACGAGGGGCGACGGCTGCGCCGCATCCTGGTGCCGCTGGCCAAGGTCCGCGCCACCCGCGAGGCGATCGGTGCCGCCAGCCAGGCGCTCGAGGTGTTCGGCGGCAACGGGTACATGGAGGACTGGCCGATGGCCCGCCAGCTGCGCGACGCCCAGTGCCACACCATCTGGGAGGGGACCGAGAACATCTGCTGCCTCGACGTTCGCCGGGCGATGGGCACCGACGGCGCCCACGAGGCGCTCCTGGCCCGGGTCGATCGGGCGCTGCTCGGCGCCGATCCCGCGCCGGTCCTCGCGCCCGCGGTCGACGCGGTGGCGGGCACGCTGGTCGAGGCGCGCGAGGCGGTCGCGCACGTGATGAGCGCGCCGAACGACCTCCAGCTGCTCCACTGCCGCCGCCTCACCCACCTCCTCGCCGACCTGGCGGAGGGCGCGCTGCTCCTCGACGAGGCGACGTGGTCGCTGGCCCGCGACGACGCGCGCAAGGCGGTCGTGGCGCGGTGCTTCGCCCGGGCCCGTCTGGCGCCGCCGCGGGCGCGCGGCATCCTCGACGACGACCGGACCGTCGTCGACCTCTTCGAGCCGCTCACGCGCTACGGGCCGATCGAGCGCGCTGCCGCCGCGGCCGCGTGAGCCCGCGTTCGCCGGCGGCAGTCTGGCCGATCTCGGCGTCGCTGGTCCTCGCCCTCGACGACCGGCTCGGTCCGCCGATCGACGGCTACGTGAACGGGACGCAGACCTGGCTGACCGACGACGGCCCCGGCGGCGCCCGCCTGGAGTGGCGGCTGCACCCGGTGGCCGGCTACGAGCCGCCCCGGCACGTGTCGCACTACGACCTGTGGGACGTGGCGGTGACCGCGCTGCGCGCCGGCTCCCCCGCCGACGCGCTGCCGCTCGGCGGGACAGGTCGGGCCCTGTCGTCATTGTGGGACGGTCTCGAGTGCTTCCCCGCCGACGGCGAGGAGATCGAGCCGGCGGTGCTCGCGGCAGCGGCGCGCGACCGCCTCGGCACCGCGCCGGCGTCGGCGGGGCTGGTCGACCACGAGCGCATCGGCGACGAGTGGGAGCGATCGCGTCGGGCCACGTCGCTGGTCGGGATGCTGCTCGAGGAGCTGGGCCGGGGGCCGTGATGGACCGGGACGACCTCGCGCGCGCGATCTACGCGGTGTCGCACCTGACCGGTCAGTTCACGCTGCGGTCGGGCGCGACCAGCGACCAGTACTTCGACAAGTACCGCTTCGAGAGCGACCCGCCGCTGCTGGCCGCCGTCGCCGAGGCGCTCGCGCCCCTCGTGCCGCACGACACCGACGCGCTCGCGGGCCTCGAGCTCGGCGGCGTGCCGCTGGCGGTGCAGCTGTCTCAGGTCACGGGCCTCCCGGCCCTCTTCGTCCGCAAGGAGGCGAAGACCTACGGGACCTGCCGGCTCGCAGAGGGGGGCGAGGTGGTGGGTCGGCGCCTGACGGTCGTCGAGGACGTGGTGACCTCGGGCGGCCAGGTGGTGCGGTCGTGCTTCGACCTGCGGGACCGGGGCGCGGTCGTCGAGCACGCGCTCTGCGTCATCGACCGGGAAGCGGGTGGGGCGGCGGCGCTGGCGGCCATCGGGGTGGAGGGCCGTCCGCTCTTCACCATGAGCGAGCTGGAGGCGGCGCAGGGCTGACTCAGTCGGTCCGCCACGGCGGAGTGCGGGGCGGGTCGAAGTCGGCCGGCCGCACCTCGCCGGCGAGGGCGGCGAACGCGGTGTCGAGCCATCGGGCGCCGCCGGCCAGCGGCCACGGCAGGTTGTCGCGTCCGAAGAACCCGACCGCCTGGGTCTCGAGGGGATGGGCGCGCAGCGTGCCTCCAACCATCCGGCAGTGGAAGACGAGCGAGTAGAGCGGCAGGCGAGCGAACCCGAGGCGGAGCCCGTCGAACACGGCGATGAGCGACGCCGGCTCCACCTCGATGCCGGTCTCCTCGTACACCTCCTTCACCGCGACCTCCGAGGGGGAGTAGCCGACGTCCGCCCATCCGACGGGGTACAGCCACACCCCGGAGTCGGCGCGTTGGGTAAGGAGGATCTCGCCGGCGTCGTTGCCGACCACGGCCGCCACCGCCACCTTCGGGGTGACGTACCCGGCGACGCCCTCGCCGACGCTCGCCAGCCACTCCTCGTAGAGGGCATCGGCCGCGGCCTCCTGGCGCGCCGCGGCGCGGATGTCCGCCGCCACCTTCAGCACCTCCTGGAAGCGCTCGCGCTCGTAGAGGCTCTGCGTGAACCCGAGGCCGGTGCGCGCGATCCCCGACAGGGTCTCGGCCCAGCGGAGCAGGTCCACCGACGAGACCGCGTCGGGGTCGCTCACACGCGCACCCTAGCGAGGTGCGATCGGGCGCCAGCCGGCGCTACGGCTCGGCTCCGGTCGCCGCGTCCCGCAGCGCCGAGGCCTTCGCCAGGCCCCAGGCGAGCTGGAGCGGCCCGAGCCCCTCGTCGCCGAGATCGGCGAACGCGTGCGGGGCGAGGCCGTAGCGGTCCTCCGGGAGCGCGCGTTCCTCGAACTCGTCGCGCACCACCGCGGGAACGCCGATGGCGGCGAGCACGGCGGTGGGCTCACGAGCGGCGCCCCGGACGACCTCGAGCGGCGTGGCCCGCTGCGACGCGGGGTCGGTGGCCAGCAGCGTGCCGAGCTCACGGACGACACGACGCGTCGCTGCGTCGGCCGCCGCCACGAGCTGCTCGTCGACCCGGGACCGCTCGGGCCCGGCCATCGAGCCCCAGGCGTCGAGGATCCGCGCCGCGCGTGCGACCAGGTACGGGCCGAGCCGCGCCTCGACCCCGGCGGTGATCGCCGCCCCCGCGGCGCGCAGCCGGGCGAGGGCGGCGGCGCGGTCGTCGGTCAGGCCTCGAGCCCCACGCGCCGCAGCGCCTCCGCCGGCTCGAGGATCAGCCCGGTGACGAAGGGCCCGAAGTCGGCGTAGCGAGCCGACACCTCGTCGAAGCGCATCTCGTACACGATCTCCTTCAGCGCGGCGGGGTCGTCGGCGAGCAGCGTGACGCCCCACTCCCAGTCGTCGATCCCGGTGGAGCCGGTGATGAGCTGGAGCACCCGACCGGCGTAGCTGCGCCCGACTCGGGCGTGACCGCCCATCAGGCGCTTGCGGTCGGCGAAGTCGAGCCGGTACCAGTTGTCGGCGCCGTCCCGCCGCTTCGACATCGGGTAGAAGCAGAGCATCCGCTTGGCCGGGAGCCGGGGGTGGAGCCGCTGCTCGCGGTAGTGGTGGATGCGCTCCCGCCAGGCCGCCAGCCCCTCCTCGACCGCGGTCGGGTCGGTCAGGCCCTCCTCGGCGGCGAGCCGGGCCCGCTCGTCCTCCTCGGTGGCCGAGTACTCGGACAGCTCGGTGAGCGAGACGTACGACCAGCTCGGGGTGAGGGGCGCCCGCTGCAGGTCGTGCTCGAAGGCGGCGAGACGGGCCATGTCGGGGCCGAGCGCCATGACCCCGAGGTCGGCCTTGTGCCCGAGCACGACGAAGGTCAGCGCCTGGTGGGTGCCGTCGGCGGTGAGGCGGTCCAGCGCGTCGAGGACGTGCTTGGCGCCGCTCGGCTCGTCCTCGGCGCGGCGGGCGTCGACCCGGTAGAAGAGGTGGAGGACGCCCCAGCCCGACGACGCCTCGACCGGCTCGCCGCTCATGGCCCCGTCGTCGGGTGCTGCGCCATGCCGCGATGCTACGCGGCGCCTCGAGGCTGACCCTCCACGGCCTCGACGGCGACGAGCTGGAACGGGAAGTGACGCGCCATCACGGCGCGCACCTGGGCGTCGGCCTCCCAGCCCTCGCCGTCGACGAGCAGCCGGAAGAGGCGGCGCAAGAAGGCGCCCTCGACGAAGGCCCGCTGGATGCGGGGCGGCTCGGGCGCGACCACGTCGCGCATGATCGGCGGGCACACGAGCACGCGCTCCGCGACCGGGTCGGCGAGCACCGGGTCGCGGAACTCCTCGTCGAAGTCGCCGAACCAGCCGGCGGCCACCTCCTCGCGCACCCGCTGGTCGCGGCGGGCCGCGTCGAGGTACGGCTCCCGATCGAGGAACTGGACCTGGACGTCGGGCAGCGCGGCCTCGTACGGCGACCACTTGGCCAGGACGATCGAGCGGATGCGGCCTTCCTCCACGACCCCAGTGTGCACCCGAGACGGTCGGAGCGGTGACACCCGGGCCGGACGCGATCGGGGCGCCCCGTGCGGGGCGCCCCGGTCGTCGTGCTCGCCTGTTCGGCAGAAGATTAGAAGTCCATGTCCCCCATGCCGCCGCCGGGCATGGCCGGGGCCGCGGGCTTGTCCTCGGGCTTGTCGGCGACGACGGCCTCGGTGGTGAGGAACAGGGCCGCGATCGACGCCGCGTTCTGTAGCGCCGAGCGGGTGACCTTCGCGGCGTCGATGACGCCGGCCTTCCGCAAGTCCTCGTACTCGCCGGTGGCGGCGTTGAGCCCGTTGTCACCGGTGAGGTTCTTCACCTTCTCGACCACGACGCCGCCCTCGAACCCGGCGTTGACGGCGATCTGCTTGAGCGGCTCCTCGAGGGCCCGGGCCACCTCGCGGGCGCCCGTGGCCTCGTCACCGTCGAGCTTCTTGGCCGCCTCGAGCACCTTGGTCTGGGCCCGCAGCAGCGCCACCCCGCCGCCGGCCACGACGCCCTCCTCGACGGCGGCCTTCGTGGTCTGGACCGCGTCCTCGATGCGGTGCTTCTTCTCCTTGAGCTCGACCTCGGTGGCTGCGCCGACCTTGATGATCGCGACCCCGCCCGACAGCTTGGCGAGCCGCTCCTGGAGCTTCTCGCGGTCGTAGTCGGAGTCGGTGTTCTCGATCTCCTGCTTGATCTGGTTGATGCGGCCCTGCACGTCGGCCTTGCTGCCGCCGCCCTCGACGATCGTGGTCTCGTCCTTGGTGACGACGATCTTGCGGGCCTTGCCGAGCAGGTCGACGCCGATGTTCTCGAGCTTCAGGCCGACCTCCTCGGAGACCACCTGACCGCCGGTGAGGATCGCCATGTCCTGGAGCATGGCCTTGCGGCGCTCACCGAAGCCGGGGGCCTTCACCGCCACCGACTTGAACGTGCCCCGGATCTTGTTCACGACCAGGGTGGCGAGGGCCTCGCCCTCGACGTCCTCGGCGACGATGGCCAGCGGCTTGCCGCCCTGCATGACCTTCTCGAGGACGGGCAGCAGGTCCTTCACCGCCGAGATCTTCGAGGAGACCAGGAGCAGGTAGGCGTCGTCGAGGACAGCCTCCATGCGCTCGGGGTCGGTCACGAAGTACGGGGAGATGTAGCCCTTGTCGAAGCGCATGCCCTCGACGAGGTCCAGCTCCATCCCGAAGGTCTGCGACTCCTCGACGGTGATCACGCCGTCGGTGCCGACCTTCTCGAGGGCCTCGGCGATCATCGAGCCGATCTCGGCGTCGGCGGCCGAGATGGCGGCGACGTTGGCGATCTGGGCCTTGTCGGTCTCCACCTTCTGGGACGACGACGCGATGGCGTCCACCGCGGTACCCACCGCCGACTCGATGCCCCGCTTGAGGACCATCGGGTTGGCGCCGGCGGCCACGTTGCGCAGCCCCTCCCGCACCAGCGCCCAGGCCAGGACCGTCGCGGTCGTCGTGCCGTCGCCGGCCACGTCGTCGGTCTTCTTGGCCACTTCCTTCACCAGCTCGGCCCCGATCTTCTCGTACGGGTCCTCGAGCTCGATCTCCTTGGCGATGGAGACACCGTCGTTGGTGATCGTCGGGGCGCCCCACTTCTTCTCCAGGACGACGTTGCGCCCCTTCGGCCCCAGGGTGACCCGGACGGCGTCGGCGAGCTTGTTCATCCCGGCCTCGAGCGCACGGCGGGCATTCTCGGCGTAGGCGATTTGCTTGGGCATCTGGCTTCCCCTTGCGGGTCGGGGTCGAGTTTCGAACGTTGGCACTCGGCGTGTGCGAGTGCTAACAGAATTCTGGCACTCAGCGCCCGAGAGTGCAAATGCCGGGCCCGGCCCTGGCCCGGGCGGGGCGCCCTACGCTGCGCCCGTGGCCGAGATGCACGACGCCACCGAGGAGTACCTCGAGACCATCCTCGAGATCGAGGAGGAGGGGGTCACCCCGATCCGGGCCCGGATCGTCGAGCGCCTCGGCCTGTCCGCCGCCGCGGTGTCCGAGCAGGTGAACCGGCTCGTCGAGCACGGCTACGCCGAGCTCCTCGACGACCGCAGCCTGCGGCTCACGGCCCGGGGCCGGGCCCTCGCGACCTCGATCGTGCGGCGGCACCGGCTGGCCGAGCGGCTCCTCGTGGACGTGATCGGCCTCGAGTGGGAGAAGGTCCACCGGGAGGCCGACCGGTGGGAGCACGCCATCTCGGCCGACGTGGAGCAGAAGCTGGTCGAGCTGCTCGGCGACCCCGCCACGTGCCCGCACGGCAACCCGATCCCCGGCTCGGCGCATCGGGTCGACACCGGCCCCACGGTGCCGCTGGCGCTGGCGCCGGCCGGGCCGGTGCTGGTGGCGCGGATCAGCGAGAAGATCGAGCTCGACGACCGGGCCCTGCGGCTGCTCGCGGCGGCGCGGCTCGTGCCGGGGTCCCAGGCGTCGGTGCTCGGGAGCGGCGCCGAGGGGACCCGGGTCCGCAGCGACGCCGGCGAGGCGACGGTCCCGGCCGACGTGGCCCGCCTGACCTTCGTCGTCCCCCTCGAGTAGGTCAGACGCCGGCGGCGACGAGCACGAGGTCCGTGAACAGCCCGAGCGCCAGGCCGACGAACAGGCCCCACATGACGTGTCGGGGGTCGTGCTCGAGCCGGAAGGCGACGCTCAGCAGCTGGACGATCACGTAGAGGATGGACCCGGCCGCCAGGGCCAGGAAGGCGACCTCGAGCTCGGTGCTCGTCACGCTCTGGCCGATCAGGGTGCCGACGAAGGTGGGCCCACCGCCGAGCAGGCCCAGCCACCCGAGGAACCCCCAGCTCGGCCGGTCCGCCTCGGCCGCCAGCGGCGCGACGATGCCGAAGCCCTCGGTGGCGTTGTGGAGCCCGAAGCCGATGACGAGCAGGACGGCCAGGCTGACCTTGTTGGCCGCCGCCGACTGCCCGATGGCGAGGCCCTCGGCGAGGTTGTGCAGGCCGATCCCCGCCGCGATGAACACGACGAGCCGCCGGGTCGCCGACCGGGGGTCGGCCGGCGAGCCGACCGGCGCGGCGACGGCGTCGAGCCTGGCGGCGCCGGGCCCCGGGGGCGGGACCACCCGGCGACGGCTCAGGCGCCGCTCGTAGTAGACGAGGCCGAGCAGCCCGAGCCCGAAGGCGGCGACGAACAGGGCCGACCGGAGGACGACGTCGCCCCACGCGCCGTCTCGCACCGCGGTCTGGACCGGGTCGAATCCGTTGTGCACGGTCTCGACGAGGAGGAACACGAGCACGCCGGCCGCGCCGGCGTTGAGGAGGGCCCGGAGCATGGGCGGCAGGGCCCGGACCCGGCCGACCGGCAGCCCGAGGAAGATCGTGACGCCGGCTAGGGCGCCGAGGAGGGTGATCTCGCCGGTGGACATGGCCCCGCTCCGTTGCCGCTGGCGGCGAACGGGCCGCCCTCGGAGGTAAGGGCAACCTTACCTACGGTGGTGAGGGCGGGTCAACCGCCGGCGACGGCGGGCACGATGCTCACCACGGTCCCCTCCGGCACCGGGGTGGCGACGCCGTCGAGGAAGCGGATGTCCTCGTCGGCGACGAACACGTTCACGAACCGGCGCAGGCCACCACCGTCGTCGAAGAGGCGCTCCTCGAAGCCGGGGTGGGCGGCGTCGAGGGCCTGGAGGACGGCGCCGACGGTGGCGCCGGCCACGGCGACCTCCGAGGCACCGCCGGTCAGGGACCGCAGCTGGGTGGGGACCCGGACTGTCACCGGCACGCTCAGGCCTCCGCGGCGGCGCCCGGGAAGGCGGCCCGGAAGGCCGCGAGGGTGGGCTCGATCGTCGCCGCGGGGCCGACCTCGCCGCTCACCGCATCGAGCGTCTTGAGGCCGTGCCCGGTCACGTAGACGACAACCCGCTCGTCGCGCCGCACCACGCCGTCGTCGGCGAGGCGCCGCAGCGAGGCGATGGTCACGCCCGCGGCCGTCTCGCCGAAGATCCCCTCCGTGCGGGCGAGGAGGCGGATCCCGGCCCGAACCTCGTCGTCGCTGACCGCCGTCAGCGCGCCGCCGGTGCGGCGCACGGTGTCGAGGGCGTAGTACCCGTCGGCCGGGTCGCCGATGGCGAGCGACTTGGCGATGGTGTTCGGCTTCTGCGGGCGGATGGCGTCGCTGCCCTCGGCGAAGGCGGTGGCGACGGGCGAGCAGCCGGCCGCCTGCGCTCCCGAGATCCGCACCGCGGCCTCCTCGAGCAGCCCCACCCGGACCAGGTCCTCGAACCCGCGGTGCACCTTCGTGAGCAGCGAGCCGCTGGCCACCGGGACCACGACGTGGTCGGGCGCCTGCCAGCCGAGCTGCTCGGCGGTCTCGAAGGCGAGCGTCCGCGACCCCTCGGCGTAGAAGGGGCGGACGTTGACGTTCACGAACGCCCACGGCTGCTCGGCCGCGAGCTCGGCGCAGAGGCGGTTCACGTCGTCGTAGCTGCCGTCGACCGCGACGAGGTTCGTGCCGTACACGGCGGTGGTGACGATCTTCGCCGGCTCGAGGTCGGCGGGAACG
Coding sequences within:
- a CDS encoding wax ester/triacylglycerol synthase family O-acyltransferase: MPHERLSALDASFLHLETLETPMHHGALAVFEGEPFFGPEGRFRLARARDHVAARLERIPRFRQRVQTVPLGAGQPIWVDDDRFDISYHVRLTALPAPGERTQLLTLFERLQAQLLDRSRPLWELWFVEGLDGGNVALVQKTHHALVDGVSGVDVATVLLDVHRDAAGPVRLAPWQPEPAPRPARLLLDTVREQVDQLGELARGAQQAAEDPKPRAERVARLARAVATLADHGLVAPRTSLNRVVGRGRRFGSVRLPLDEVKAVRAVEGGTVNDVILAGVAGGLGRLLESRGELTPELTLKAFCPVSVRDDDDHLRLGNRLSAMFVPLAVAERDPRRRLAQVRAVTEDLKAREQAVGAAALFHVTEYLAPTLLGLGARLAEHQPFCNLVCTNVPGPQVPLYAMGARMLEAYPMVPLAKNLNLGVAILSYCGHLHIGLLADRDLWPDLEVLEAGLEEAFAELHKAVTER
- a CDS encoding acyl-CoA dehydrogenase family protein; amino-acid sequence: MLPDYANYESAIGLDWYALDPNLASLLDRLLPDADDRAFAEEHVARYGVLCGGELARRAEVTDKHGPVLRRYDRWGQEVDTVEHHPTWLASKEDLVRAGFTGLAAHAGRPVPAVLTASLAYLVCQAETAIYCGLGMTAGAADIVERFAPDDVRDELVTRLTSVDPATAWEGGMFLTERQGGSDVGANTTRAVPDGGEWRLHGEKHFCSNVDAEVFIVLARPDGAPAGARGLATFIVPRLRPDGTANGFRIKRLKPKLGTTGVPTAEVTLEGAQAWMARPPTARTDGGEASTRGLSTMMEMVNGSRFGVAVMGLGIHRRSFLEAAIYASRREQWGQRIDRYPLVRETLVDLLVGLEAAAALTYECAAATRGPVGEDEGRRLRRILVPLAKVRATREAIGAASQALEVFGGNGYMEDWPMARQLRDAQCHTIWEGTENICCLDVRRAMGTDGAHEALLARVDRALLGADPAPVLAPAVDAVAGTLVEAREAVAHVMSAPNDLQLLHCRRLTHLLADLAEGALLLDEATWSLARDDARKAVVARCFARARLAPPRARGILDDDRTVVDLFEPLTRYGPIERAAAAAA
- a CDS encoding orotate phosphoribosyltransferase, encoding MDRDDLARAIYAVSHLTGQFTLRSGATSDQYFDKYRFESDPPLLAAVAEALAPLVPHDTDALAGLELGGVPLAVQLSQVTGLPALFVRKEAKTYGTCRLAEGGEVVGRRLTVVEDVVTSGGQVVRSCFDLRDRGAVVEHALCVIDREAGGAAALAAIGVEGRPLFTMSELEAAQG
- a CDS encoding NUDIX hydrolase N-terminal domain-containing protein, with amino-acid sequence MSDPDAVSSVDLLRWAETLSGIARTGLGFTQSLYERERFQEVLKVAADIRAAARQEAAADALYEEWLASVGEGVAGYVTPKVAVAAVVGNDAGEILLTQRADSGVWLYPVGWADVGYSPSEVAVKEVYEETGIEVEPASLIAVFDGLRLGFARLPLYSLVFHCRMVGGTLRAHPLETQAVGFFGRDNLPWPLAGGARWLDTAFAALAGEVRPADFDPPRTPPWRTD
- a CDS encoding chlorite dismutase family protein, with product MSGEPVEASSGWGVLHLFYRVDARRAEDEPSGAKHVLDALDRLTADGTHQALTFVVLGHKADLGVMALGPDMARLAAFEHDLQRAPLTPSWSYVSLTELSEYSATEEDERARLAAEEGLTDPTAVEEGLAAWRERIHHYREQRLHPRLPAKRMLCFYPMSKRRDGADNWYRLDFADRKRLMGGHARVGRSYAGRVLQLITGSTGIDDWEWGVTLLADDPAALKEIVYEMRFDEVSARYADFGPFVTGLILEPAEALRRVGLEA
- the groL gene encoding chaperonin GroEL (60 kDa chaperone family; promotes refolding of misfolded polypeptides especially under stressful conditions; forms two stacked rings of heptamers to form a barrel-shaped 14mer; ends can be capped by GroES; misfolded proteins enter the barrel where they are refolded when GroES binds); translation: MPKQIAYAENARRALEAGMNKLADAVRVTLGPKGRNVVLEKKWGAPTITNDGVSIAKEIELEDPYEKIGAELVKEVAKKTDDVAGDGTTTATVLAWALVREGLRNVAAGANPMVLKRGIESAVGTAVDAIASSSQKVETDKAQIANVAAISAADAEIGSMIAEALEKVGTDGVITVEESQTFGMELDLVEGMRFDKGYISPYFVTDPERMEAVLDDAYLLLVSSKISAVKDLLPVLEKVMQGGKPLAIVAEDVEGEALATLVVNKIRGTFKSVAVKAPGFGERRKAMLQDMAILTGGQVVSEEVGLKLENIGVDLLGKARKIVVTKDETTIVEGGGSKADVQGRINQIKQEIENTDSDYDREKLQERLAKLSGGVAIIKVGAATEVELKEKKHRIEDAVQTTKAAVEEGVVAGGGVALLRAQTKVLEAAKKLDGDEATGAREVARALEEPLKQIAVNAGFEGGVVVEKVKNLTGDNGLNAATGEYEDLRKAGVIDAAKVTRSALQNAASIAALFLTTEAVVADKPEDKPAAPAMPGGGMGDMDF
- a CDS encoding metal-dependent transcriptional regulator, translated to MHDATEEYLETILEIEEEGVTPIRARIVERLGLSAAAVSEQVNRLVEHGYAELLDDRSLRLTARGRALATSIVRRHRLAERLLVDVIGLEWEKVHREADRWEHAISADVEQKLVELLGDPATCPHGNPIPGSAHRVDTGPTVPLALAPAGPVLVARISEKIELDDRALRLLAAARLVPGSQASVLGSGAEGTRVRSDAGEATVPADVARLTFVVPLE